In one Nicotiana sylvestris chromosome 8, ASM39365v2, whole genome shotgun sequence genomic region, the following are encoded:
- the LOC138875372 gene encoding secreted RxLR effector protein 161-like: MEASKVIDTLIATGTRLDIDETGSPVNQTMYRGIIGSLLYLTGSRLDIVFSMGLCARFQSNTKKSHLKVAKRILRYLKETQDLVLYYLSGDSFNLIGYADAYYAGYLVDKKSTSGMAHFLGSCLISWGTRRQNSVDLSIGEAEYVSQHPIVLNFYGLNNN; the protein is encoded by the coding sequence atggaagcatcaaaggtgatagacactctCATTGCTACTGGCACTCGACTGGACATAGATGAAACTggatctcctgtgaatcaaaccatgtatagaggcattattgggtctctccTCTATCTTACTGGCAGCAGACTAGATATTGTTTTTAGTATGGGGTtgtgtgcaaggtttcaatcaaataccAAGAAATCTCACTTGAAGGTTGCCAAAagaatactgagatatctcaaagaAACACAGGACCTGGTATTGTATTATTTGtcaggtgacagttttaatctgattgggtatgctgatgcatattatgcaggttatcttgtggacaagaaaagcacttctggaatggctcacttcttaggttcatgtcttatctcttggggcacaaggaGGCAAAATTCAGTGGATCTTTCAATAGGTGAAGCTGAATATGTGTCACAACATCCTATTGTGCTCAACTTTTATGGATTAAACAACAACTAG
- the LOC138874592 gene encoding trifunctional UDP-glucose 4,6-dehydratase/UDP-4-keto-6-deoxy-D-glucose 3,5-epimerase/UDP-4-keto-L-rhamnose-reductase RHM1-like gives MSEPAPYVPKNILITGAAGFIPSHVTNRLTKLYPDYRIVALDKLDYCSSLKNLEPSYSSPNFKFVKADITSADLINHLLVEEKIDTIMHFAAQTHVDNSFGNSFEFTINNIYGTHVLLEACKLTKSIKRFIHVSTDEVYGETDLETDIGNPEASQLLPTNPYSATKAGAEMLVMAYHRSYGLPTITTRGNNVYGPNQYPEKLIPKFIILAMKGEHLPIHGDGSNVRSYLYSDDVAEAFDVILHKGVIGHVYNIGTKKERRVLDVAEDICKLFGLNAQQAIEFVQDRPFNDQRYFLDDQKLKKLGWKERTSWEEGLKMALEWYTKNPDWWGDITGALHPHPRISNIMPSHDESCLLQLIKGCKKGCGSEMKFLIYGRTGWIGGLLGKICEERGIAYEYGTGRLQDRNSLMHDMIRVRPAHVFNAAGITGRPNVDWCESHKVETIRTNVVGTLTLADICRAADILVMNFATGCIFEYDERHPLGSGIGFKEEDKPNFTGSFYSKTKAMVEELLKEYENVCTLRVRMPISSDLCNPRNFITKITRYDKVVNIPNSMTVLDELLPISIEMAKRNCRGIWNFTNPGVVSHNEILEMYREYIDPNFKWQNFNLQEQAKVIVAPRSNNELDTTKLKNEFPELLSIKDSIIKYVFGPNRKT, from the exons ATGTCCGAACCAGCTCCTTATGTACCCAAAAACATCCTCATAACTGGTGCAGCAGGATTCATTCCATCCCATGTAACCAACAGATTGACCAAGCTTTATCCTGACTACAGGATTGTTGCTCTTGACAAGCTCGATTATTGTTCGAGCCTGAAAAATTTGGAGCCGAGTTACTCATCGCCGAATTTCAAATTTGTCAAGGCTGATATTACAAGTGCTGATCTTATCAACCATCTTTTGGTTGAGGAGAAGATTGACACAATAATGCATTTTGCAGCACAGACTCATGTGGATAATTCATTTGGAAATTCATTTGAGTTCACAATCAATAATATTTATGGTACACATGTACTTCTTGAAGCTTGTAAGTTGACTAAATCTATCAAGAGATTCATTCATGTTAGTACAGATGAAGTTTATGGTGAGACTGATTTGGAGACTGACATTGGCAATCCTGAAGCTTCTCAACTCCTCCCTACTAATCCATATTCTGCTACTAAAGCGGGCGCTGAAATGCTTGTCATGGCTTACCATAGGTCTTATGGCCTACCGACAATCACAACACGAGGGAATAACGTGTATGGCCCCAATCAGTACCCTGAAAAGTTGATTCCAAAGTTCATTATTCTTGCCATGAAGGGCGAGCATTTGCCAATTCACGGGGATGGATCAAATGTTAGGAGCTATTTGTACTCTGATGATGTTGCTGAGGCATTTGATGTGATATTGCATAAAGGGGTGATTGGACATGTGTATAACATTGGCACTAAAAAGGAGAGGCGAGTTTTGGATGTGGCTGAGGACATATGCAAATTATTCGGCTTGAATGCTCAACAAGCTATCGAGTTTGTGCAAGACAGGCCATTTAATGACCAAAGATATTTCTTGGATGACCAAAAGCTTAAGAAGCTAGGGTGGAAAGAACGGACCTCTTGGGAGGAAGGACTAAAGAtggcactggaatggtacaccaAAAATCCTGATTGGTGGGGTGATATAACCGGAGCCCTTCACCCGCATCCAAGAATTTCAAACATTATGCCTTCACATGATGAAAGTTGCCTGTTGCAGCTTATAAAAGGTTGCAAGAAAGGCTGTGGCTCGGAGATGAAGTTCTTGATCTATGGAAGAACTGGTTGGATTGGAGGGTTGTTAGGAAAGATTTGTGAAGAACGTGGAATAGCATACGAGTATGGGACAGGAAGATTGCAGGATAGAAATTCGTTAATGCATGACATGATAAGAGTAAGGCCAGCCCATGTTTTCAACGCGGCTGGTATTACTGGGAGGCCTAATGTGGATTGGTGTGAATCGCATAAAGTAGAGACAATTAGAACTAATGTCGTTGGTACACTAACTTTGGCTGATATCTGCAGAGCAGCAGACATCTTGGTGATGAATTTCGCGACAGGTTGCATATTTGAGTATGACGAGAGGCACCCATTAGGCTCAGGCATTGGATTCAAGGAGGAAGACAAGCCAAATTTTACAGGATCTTTCTACTCCAAGACCAAAGCCATG GTTGAGGAGCTTCTAAAAGAATATGAAAATGTTTGTACCCTCCGAGTGAGAATGCCAATATCATCTGACCTTTGCAACCCGAGAAACTTCATCACAAAGATCACGCGTTATGATAAAGTGGTAAACATCCCAAATAGCATGACAGTGCTAGATGAGCTACTACCAATCTCTATTGAGATGGCAAAGAGAAACTGCAGAGGGATATGGAACTTCACCAATCCGGGAGTTGTGAGCCACAATGAGATTCTAGAGATGTACAGAGAATACATAGATCCCAACTTTAAGTGGCAGAATTTTAATCTTCAAGAACAAGCAAAAGTGATCGTTGCACCAAGAAGTAACAACGAGCTTGACACGACAAAGCTGAAAAATGAGTTCCCTGAATTGTTATCGATCAAAGATTCGATCATCAAGTATGTCTTTGGAccaaacagaaaaacataa